Proteins encoded in a region of the Xiphophorus couchianus chromosome 11, X_couchianus-1.0, whole genome shotgun sequence genome:
- the taf1 gene encoding transcription initiation factor TFIID subunit 1 isoform X1, translated as MSDSDSDEDQDRPFSLTGFLFGNINEDGQLEGDSVLDNESKKHLAGLGTLGLGSLITEITANESENKEENRESVSVDSEGWVKSTDDAVDYSDISEVAEDETKKYHQAMGSLQPSRKTDDEDDYDADCEDIDSKLMPPPPPPSLPTPAKKEESPAGTNVGEEGDGIILPSIIAPSSTADKVDFSSSSDSESETERPCQGSGVLGPPDSLTLPLAGIMQKDAAKALPSVTQLFPEFKPGKVLRFLRLFGPGKNMPSVWRSARRKKKRKHRDPQPGTPPPEEDTSEPSQEKKSGWIYEYALPPPPEQCLSDDEITMMAPVESKFSQTSGDADKETESRPRVAEWRYGPAQLWYDMLGVPEDGSNFNYGFKLKEDQPNEAEEQDMPKEVTEPPEEVLKEDDNMDVDDDGGDGDKVRRILENELFLMVTQLQWEDDIIWNGEDVKHKGTKTQRASLAGWLPSSMTRNANAYNAQQGLTRSNSQLVPPIPLPIPKASSISGSKREKSSHDNQASLEEDCSWFSIFPIDNEELVYGRWEDNIIWNDQEMDHFLMPPVLTLDPNDENIILEIPDEKEEATSHSPSKENKKETAIKKSRILLGKTGVIKDEPQQNMSQPEVKDPWNLSNDEFYYPKQQGLRGTFGGNIIQHSIPALELRQPFFPTHMGPMKLRQFHRPTLKKYSFGALAQPGPHAVQPLLKHIKKKAKMREQERQAAGGGDMFFMRTPQDLTGKDGDLILAEYSEEYPPLIMQVGMASKIKNYYKRKPGKDPGAPDCKYGETVYCHTSPFLGSLHPGQLLQAFENNLFRAPIYLHKMPETDFLVIRTRHGYYIRELVDIFVVGQECPLFEVPGPNSKRANTHIRDFLQVFIYRLFWKSKDRPRRIRMEDIKKAFPSHSESSIRKRLKLCADFKRTGMDSNWWVLKPDFRLPTEEEIRAMVSPEQCCAYYSMLVAEQRLKDAGYGEKSFFAPEEENEEDFQMKIDDEVRTAPWNTTRAFISAMKGKCLLEVTGVADPTGCGEGFSYVKVPNKPTQQKDDKEPQPVKKTVTGTDADLRRLSLKNAKQLLRKFGVPEEEIKKLSRWEVIDVVRTMSTEQARSGEGPMSKFARGSRFSVAEHQERYKEECQRIFDLQNKVLESTEVLSTDTDSSSAEDSDFEEMGKNIENMLQNKKTSSQLSREREEQERKELQRMLMGEESDRDNKGRKERRKGLSSALSTSSHKDDDTSSVTSLNSSATGRRLKIYRTFRDEDGKEYVRCETVRKASVIDAYTRIRTTKDDEFIRKFALFDEQHREEMRKERRRIQEQLRRLKRNQEKDKIKGPPEKKSKKVKERPDLKVKLKCGACGAIGHMRTNKFCPLYYQTNAPPSNPVAMTEEQEEELEKTVIHNDNEELIKVEGTKIVLGKQLIESADEVRRKSLVLKFPKQQLPPKKKRRVGSAVHCDYLNKPHKAIHRRRTDPMVTLSSVLEGIINDMRDHPNTYPFHTPVNAKVVKDYYKIINRPMDLQTLRENVRKRMYPSREEFREAVELIVKNSATYNGAKHPITQVAQSMLDLCDAKLKEKEDRLVRLEKAINPLLDDDDQVAFSFILDNIVTQKMMVVLDSWPFHHPVNKKFVPDYYKVIVNPMDLETIRKNISKHKYQNREIFLSDVSLIHANSIKYNGPDSPYTKTALEIVDVCKGTLAEYDEHLTQLEKDISTAKEAALDAADLESLDPMTPGPYTPQPADLFDSVASGSLPREPSSLFSEGPLLVAPEKRGGQGRHMRRPGEEDSDVDIEGFEEEDDGKPKTPAPAEDADGDLEDEDDEEMLLPPRRRLHDDDERGHGRSNHPAQSSVLYQDLLMSDGEDDASDEEGDNPFSGIQLSESGSDSEREVDIRPAPPRRAQDTARMGMEQDESMMSYEGVGNEHMEDSNISYGSYEETESRSQMQPSSMGNGEEYGISEEEEEDEEDEARRRGPAVLSQAQLSEDEDSEEFRSIGGDSDMDSDN; from the exons ATGTCTGATTCAGACAGCGATGAAGACCAAGACCGACCCTTTTCCCTCACTGGCTTCCTGTTTGGAAACATCAATGAAGATGGCCAGTTAGAGGGAGACAGTGTTCTGGACAAT GAGTCCAAGAAGCATCTTGCTGGTTTGGGGACGTTGGGTCTGGGCTCTCTCATCACCGAGATCACGGCCAATGAGAGCGAGAATaaggaggaaaacagagaatCTGTAAGCGTGGATTCAGAGG GTTGGGTGAAAAGCACAGACGATGCAGTGGACTACTCTGACATCAGTGAGGTTGCTGAGGATGAGACTAAAAAGTACCACCAGGCAATGGGGTCTTTGCAGCCCAGCAGGAAAACAG ATGATGAGGATGATTATGATGCCGACTGTGAGGATATTGACTCAAAGCTTATGCCTCCTCCACCACCGCCTAGTCTTCCTACTCCAGCTAAGAAAGAAGAATCGCCCGCCGGTAcaaatg TTGGGGAAGAGGGCGATGGCATCATCTTGCCCTCCATTATTGCACCATCCTCCACTGCCGATAAGGTAGATTTCAGCAGCTCTTCAGACTCTGAGTCGGAGACGGAACGGCCCTGCCAGGGTTCAGGAGTTCTAGGGCCTCCGGACAGTCTCACCCTTCCTCTTGCGGGGATCATGCAGAAGGATGCTGCCAAGGCGTTACCAAGTGTCACACAGCTCTTTCCAGAGTTTAAGCCCGGCAAG gtTCTTAGGTTTTTACGGCTGTTCGGTCCTGGTAAGAACATGCCTTCAGTTTGGAGGAGTGCCCGCAGGAAGAAGAAGCGGAAACACAGAGACCCTCAGCCGGGGACTCCTCCGCCAGAGGAAGACACCTCAGAACCAAGTCAGGAGAAAAAGTCTGGATGGATTTATGAGTACGCACTCCCTCCACCCCCAGAACAGTGTCTCTCTGACGATGAG ATAACCATGATGGCTCCAGTGGAATCAAAGTTCTCGCAGACATCCGGGGACGCGGACAAAGAGACAGAGTCTCGACCTAGAGTAGCAGAATGGAGATACGGTCCGGCCCAGCTCTGGTACGACATGCTGGGAGTACCTGAGGACGGAAGCAACTTCAACTACGGGTTCAAACTCAAAGAAGATCAGCCCAATGAGGCTGAAGAGCAAGATATGCCCAAAGAAGTAACAGAACCTCCTGAAGAG GTTCTGAAGGAAGACGACAACATGGATGTAGATGACGATGGTGGCGATGGAGATAAAGTGAGGCGAATTCTGGAGAACGAACTTTTCCTAATGGTCACTCAGCTCCAGTGGGAGGACGATATCATCTGGAACGGAGAAGATGTAAAACACAAGGGAACCAAGACTCAGAGAGCCAGCTTGGCAGGATGGCTCCCCTCCAGCATGACCCGAAATGCTAACGCTTATAATGCCCAGCAGG GTCTGACCCGAAGCAATTCCCAGCTGGTCCCACCGATACCTCTGCCTATTCCAAAAGCTTCCTCGATCTCTGGCTCGAAGCGGGAAAAAAGCAGCCACGACAATCAAG ccTCTCTAGAAGAAGACTGTTCGTGGTTTTCCATTTTCCCCATTGACAATGAGGAGCTGGTGTACGGCCGCTGGGAAGACAACATCATCTGGAACGACCAGGAGATGGATCACTTTCTCATGCCGCCGGTCCTTACACTGGATCCCAATGATGAGAATATAATACTAG AAATTCCCGATGAAAAGGAGGAGGCAACGTCTCATTCGCCGTCAAAGGAGAATAAGAAGGAGACGGCAATCAAGAAGAGTCGGATTCTGTTGGGGAAGACCGGCGTGATTAAAGACGAGCCACAACAG aacATGTCCCAACCTGAAGTTAAAGATCCCTGGAACCTCTCCAACGATGAGTTCTACTATCCCAAACAGCAAGGCCTGAGAGGAACGTTTGGTGGCAACATTATTCAG CACTCCATTCCAGCACTTGAGCTGAGGCAGCCCTTCTTCCCCACTCACATGGGTCCAATGAAGCTTCGGCAGTTCCATCGACCGACCCTGAAGAAATACTCTTTTGGAGCTTTAGCGCAGCCGGGTCCGCACGCTGTTCAGCCGCTGCTCAAACACATCAAGAAGAAAGCCAAG ATGCGAGAGCAGGAGCGGCAGGCGGCAGGCGGCGGAGACATGTTCTTCATGCGAACGCCGCAGGACTTGACCGGTAAAGACGGGGATCTGATCCTGGCGGAGTACAGCGAGGAATACCCACCTCTCATCATGCAGGTTGGCATGGCGAGCAAGATCAAAAACTACTACAAAAGG AAACCCGGAAAGGATCCAGGAGCGCCTGACTGTAAATATGGAGAAACAGTTTATTGCCATACCTCCCCTTTCCTTGGTTCTCTTCATCCTGGTCAGCTTCTTCAG GCGTTTGAAAACAACCTCTTCCGTGCTCCAATCTACCTGCACAAGATGCCAGAGACGGATTTTCTCGTCATACGAACTCGACACGGCTACTACATCAGGGAGCTCGTGGACATTTTTGTCGTCGGTCAGGAGTGCCCGTTGTTTGAGGTTCCTGGTCCAAATTCTAAACGTGCCAATACTCACATCAGAGACTTCCTGCAG GTTTTCATTTACCGCTTGTTCTGGAAGAGCAAAGACCGTCCTCGGAGAATCCGCATGGAGGATATAAAGAAAGCTTTTCCCTCACACTCAGAGAGCAGCATCAGGAAGCGGCTCAAGCTCTGCGCTGACTTCAAGCGtacag GAATGGACTCAAACTGGTGGGTGCTGAAGCCTGACTTCAGGTTGCCCACTGAAGAAGAAATCAGAGCCATGGTTTCTCCAGAGCAGTGCTGCGCTTACTACAGCATGCTGGTTGCGGAGCAGAGGCTTAAG GATGCTGGGTATGGTGAGAAGTCTTTCTTTGCTCCAGAAGAGGAGAACGAAGAGGATTTTCAAATGAAGATCGATGACGAG GTCCGGACGGCACCGTGGAACACAACCAGAGCCTTCATCTCCGCCATGAAGGGGAAGTGTCTGTTGGAGGTCACGGGAGTGGCAGATCCCACTGGCTGTGGAGAAGGTTTCTCATATGTGAAAGTGCCGAACAAGCCCACTCAACAAAAA gATGACAAAGAGCCACAGCCTGTAAAAAAGACTGTGACCGGAACGGACGCTGACCTGAGGAGACTCTCTCTGAAGAACGCCAAGCAGCTCCTTCGCAAATTTGGTGTGCCAGAGGAAGAG ATCAAGAAGCTTTCCCGTTGGGAGGTTATTGACGTGGTGAGGACCATGTCCACGGAGCAGGCACGTTCAGGCGAAGGCCCGATGAGCAAGTTCGCTCGAGGCTCTCGCTTCTCTGTCGCCGAACACCAGGAGCGCTACAAGGAGGAGTGTCAGAGGATCTTTGACTTGCAGAACAA AGTGTTGGAGTCCACAGAGGTGTTGTCCACAGACACAGACAGCAGTTCAGCTGAAGATAGCGACTTTGAGGAGATGGGTAAGAACATTGAGAACATGCTGCAGAATAAGAAGACCAGCTCACAGCTTTCCCGCGAGAGGGAGGAGCAGGAAAGGAAGGAACTGCAGAGGATGCTGATGGGCGAGGAGAGCGATCGTGACAACAAGGGACGCAAGGAGCGCCGCAAAGGCTTGT CCAGTGCCTTGTCCACCAGCTCCCACAAAGACGACGACACGTCCTCCGTCACCAGCCTGAACTCGTCGGCTACGGGGCGACGACTCAAAATCTATCGCACCTTCAGGGACGAGGACGGCAAAGAATACGTGCGCTGCGAGACGGTTCGTAAAGCGTCCGTCATCGACGCCTACACCCGGATCAGAACCACCAAGGACGATGAGTTCAT ACGAAAGTTTGCCCTCTTCGATGAGCAGCACAGAGAGGAGATGAGGAAGGAGCGCCGGCGTATTCAAGAGCAGCTCAGGAGGCTGAAGAGAAACCAAGAGAAAGACAAGATCAAAGGACCTCCGGAGAAGAAGTCCAAGAAGGTCAAGGAGAGACCAGACCTCAAGGTAAAA cTGAAGTGCGGCGCGTGTGGAGCCATTGGACACATGAGAACCAACAAATTCTGCCCGCTGTACTACCAAACCAACGCCCCACCCTCCAACCCGGTCGCCATGAcggaagagcaggaggaggagctggaaaaGACTGTGATCCACAACGACAACGAGGAACTCATCAAGGTGGAGGGCACTAAGATTGTACTGGGCAAGCAGCTCATTGAAAG TGCCGATGAGGTGCGCAGAAAGTCTTTGGTGCTCAAGTTTCCCAAGCAGCAACTACCACCAAAGAAGAAGAGACGCGTTGGCAGCGCCGTCCATTGTGATTACCTCAAT aaaCCACACAAGGCAATCCACCGCAGACGCACCGACCCCATGGTCACCCTGTCATCGGTGCTGGAGGGAATCATCAACGATATGCGGGATCACCCCAAC ACGTACCCCTTCCACACACCGGTCAACGCCAAGGTCGTCAAGGATTACTACAAGATAATCAATCGGCCCATGGACCTGCAGACGCTGAGGGAGAACGTGCGGAAGCGGATGTACCCGTCGAGGGAGGAGTTCCGGGAGGCCGTGGAGCTCATCGTCAAAAACAGCGCCACATACAACG gAGCGAAACATCCCATTACACAAGTGGCGCAGTCCATGCTTGACCTGTGTGATGCTAAGCTGAAAGAG AAAGAGGATCGGCTGGTGAGGCTGGAGAAAGCGATCAACCCCCTTCTGGATGATGACGACCAGGTGGCGTTTTCCTTCATCCTGGACAACATTGTGACTCAGAAAATGATGGTGGTTCTTGAT TCGTGGCCGTTTCACCATCCTGTCAATAAAAAGTTTGTGCCGGATTATTATAAGGTTATTGTAAATCCTATGGATCTGGAGACTATCCGGAAG AACATCTCCAAGCATAAATACCAGAATCGGGAAATATTCCTTTCAGATGTCAGTCTCATCCACGCCAACAGCATCAAATACAATg GTCCAGACAGTCCGTACACCAAGACTGCCCTGGAGATTGTAGATGTGTGCAAAGGAACCTTAGCAGAg TACGATGAGCACCTGACCCAGCTGGAGAAGGACATCTCTACAGCCAAGGAGGCAGCTCTGGACGCAGCAGACTTGGAGAGCCTGGACCCAATGACACCCGGGCCGTACACCCCGCAG CCTGCTGATCTGTTTGACAGCGTGGCTTCAGGGAGTCTACCCAGAGAGCCCAGCAGCCTTTTCTCTGAGGGACCTCTGTTGGTTGCTCCAGAGAAGAGAGGGGGGCAG GGACGGCACATGAGGAGACCAGGAGAGGAGGACTCAGATGTGGACATCGAGGGCTTcgaggaggaagatgatgggAAACCCAAGACTCCTGCTCCT GCAGAGGACGCCGATGGAGATCTGGAGGACGAAGACGATGAAGAGATGTTGCTGCCGCCTCGCAGGCGGCTGCACGACGATGACGAGCGAGGACACGGGCGGTCGAACCACCCGGCTCAGTCCAGTGTGCTGTACCAGGATCTGCTCATGTCTGATGGAGAGGATGATGCCAGCGACGAAGAAGGGGACAACCCGTTCTCTG GCATTCAGCTATCAGAAAGCGGCAGCGACTCTGAGAGGGAGGTGGATATCCGACCCGCGCCTCCGCGGAGAGCTCAGGATACGGCCCGCATGGGCATGGAGCAGGATGAGAGCATGATGTCGTATGAAGGGGTTGGTAATGAACACATGGAAGACAGCAACATcag CTACGGCAGCTACGAGGAGACGGAGAGTCGCAGTCAAATGCAGCCGTCCAGCATGGGAAACGGCGAAGAGTACGGCATcagcgaggaggaggaggaagacgaggaagaTGAAGCGCGGAGAAGAGGCCCAGCTGTCCTGTCCCAAGCCCAGCTCAGCGAAGACGAAGACAGCGAGGAGTTCCGATCCATCGGAGGAGACAGTGACATGGACTCTGATAATTAG